Proteins co-encoded in one Flavobacteriaceae bacterium MAR_2009_75 genomic window:
- a CDS encoding molybdopterin-dependent oxidoreductase alpha subunit, which yields MSEKKLKRKTSFTGSTEFTNIKLEEPMRYAAGKLGVKEALKHGFKEMGILRSMRALLEMNQEDGFDCPSCAWPNPENPSTVAEYCENGAKALADEATTHKIANQFFTKYSVEELSQLTDYQLNKFGRLTEPLVLRPESIHYEPISWQEAYELISDELRSLNDPNEAIFYTSGRSSNEAAYLYGMFTRAFGTNNMPDCSNMCHESSGVALSETLGIGKGSTKLEDLYAAEVVLVVGQNPGTNHPRMLSALEKCKRNGGKVISINPLEEAGLVNFKNPQNLKGLVGSGEDMADIHLAVKINQDIPLVKLILKRLAELDARDKNVFDHDFIAQYVNGYEELLADLVKYDEQDLLERCGVPEDKINETVALLAAKEDIVVCWAMGLTQHENGVQNIREFVNLLLLKGAMGKPNAGTCPVRGHSNVQGDRSVGIMHYVDEKLNQRIEKHLGFVPPAEEGVDTVGAIKAMYEGRGKVFICLGGNFLMAANDTEYTAQALQNCSLTVQISTKLNRTHLVTGKTALILPTYGRSEKDMKNGKLRYFTMEDSMGRVRQSRGLLKPASDNIKSEPELIGELAHVFFKGKHSVNWKAMAEDYNLIRQSIDKVAKGFDNTTERSKGVGYYLPNNVRNLDFSMLPGGKAQLTLNDLPEHNLERDEFLLMTIRSHDQFNTTIYGLDDRYRGVYNERRVLFMNPNDMKSHGFKKMDVVDISSHYDNKKRTAYKFLVIPYSIPEGNLAAYFPETNVLVPYNRYAHRSKTPISKSVKVTVGKSK from the coding sequence ATGTCAGAAAAGAAGTTGAAAAGAAAAACATCGTTTACCGGATCTACGGAGTTTACGAATATTAAGCTCGAAGAGCCAATGCGATATGCTGCAGGTAAGCTTGGGGTCAAAGAAGCCCTAAAACATGGTTTTAAAGAGATGGGTATTTTACGTTCAATGCGTGCTTTACTTGAAATGAATCAAGAAGATGGTTTCGACTGCCCCAGTTGTGCCTGGCCCAACCCTGAGAACCCATCCACAGTTGCCGAGTATTGCGAAAACGGAGCCAAAGCTCTTGCAGATGAAGCGACTACGCATAAGATTGCCAATCAGTTTTTTACTAAATATTCGGTAGAAGAACTATCTCAATTAACCGATTACCAATTAAATAAATTTGGTAGGTTGACCGAACCTTTGGTCTTGCGACCAGAAAGTATACATTACGAACCTATATCTTGGCAAGAAGCGTATGAACTGATTTCAGACGAATTACGTTCATTAAACGACCCCAACGAAGCCATTTTTTACACTTCTGGGCGATCTAGTAATGAAGCGGCCTATCTATACGGTATGTTCACTAGGGCATTTGGCACCAATAACATGCCCGATTGTTCTAATATGTGCCATGAGTCAAGCGGGGTCGCGCTATCTGAAACGTTGGGTATTGGTAAGGGGTCGACCAAATTGGAAGATTTATATGCAGCTGAAGTGGTCTTAGTGGTTGGTCAAAATCCAGGTACCAATCACCCAAGAATGCTCTCGGCACTTGAGAAATGTAAACGGAACGGAGGTAAGGTCATTAGTATCAACCCTTTGGAAGAAGCCGGACTGGTGAATTTCAAAAATCCGCAGAACTTAAAAGGATTAGTGGGTTCAGGAGAAGATATGGCCGACATTCATCTAGCTGTAAAAATCAACCAAGATATACCTCTTGTTAAATTGATACTGAAACGGTTGGCCGAGTTAGATGCAAGAGATAAGAATGTTTTCGACCATGATTTTATCGCGCAATATGTCAACGGTTATGAAGAACTCCTGGCCGATTTAGTTAAATATGACGAGCAAGATTTATTGGAAAGATGTGGTGTTCCAGAAGATAAAATTAATGAAACGGTAGCATTGTTAGCTGCTAAAGAAGATATCGTAGTTTGTTGGGCCATGGGGCTTACCCAGCATGAAAATGGAGTACAGAACATTCGAGAATTTGTTAACCTCTTATTATTAAAAGGAGCTATGGGTAAACCCAATGCTGGTACCTGCCCTGTTCGGGGTCATAGTAATGTTCAGGGTGATAGAAGTGTTGGTATTATGCATTATGTGGATGAAAAGCTGAACCAACGAATTGAGAAACATCTCGGTTTTGTTCCCCCTGCGGAAGAAGGGGTTGATACCGTGGGTGCAATAAAAGCCATGTATGAAGGTAGGGGAAAGGTGTTCATTTGTCTTGGGGGTAATTTTTTGATGGCTGCCAATGACACGGAATATACGGCACAAGCCTTACAGAATTGTTCACTAACGGTTCAGATCAGTACCAAATTGAACCGAACCCATTTAGTGACAGGTAAGACTGCCCTTATTCTACCGACTTATGGCCGTTCGGAGAAAGATATGAAAAATGGCAAGCTCCGCTATTTTACTATGGAAGATAGTATGGGTAGGGTAAGACAGTCTCGTGGACTTTTAAAACCGGCTTCAGACAATATAAAAAGCGAACCGGAACTCATCGGAGAATTGGCACATGTTTTTTTTAAAGGGAAACACTCTGTCAATTGGAAGGCAATGGCCGAAGATTATAACCTTATACGACAGAGCATCGACAAGGTTGCGAAAGGTTTTGATAACACCACTGAGCGTTCTAAAGGAGTGGGGTATTATCTACCGAACAATGTTCGAAATTTAGATTTTAGTATGTTGCCCGGAGGTAAGGCTCAGCTCACCCTGAACGATTTACCTGAGCATAATCTAGAAAGAGATGAATTCTTGCTGATGACCATCAGATCTCACGATCAATTCAATACAACCATTTATGGACTTGATGATAGATATCGTGGGGTCTATAATGAACGGAGGGTATTGTTTATGAATCCGAATGACATGAAGTCGCACGGATTCAAAAAAATGGATGTAGTGGATATTAGTAGCCATTATGATAATAAGAAGCGCACGGCATATAAATTTTTGGTTATCCCCTACAGTATTCCTGAAGGTAATTTGGCGGCCTATTTTCCCGAGACCAATGTTCTGGTACCCTATAACCGCTATGCGCATCGAAGTAAAACCCCAATAAGTAAATCGGTAAAAGTCACGGTTGGTAAATCGAAATGA
- a CDS encoding excinuclease ABC subunit A, with translation MTVELEVNPKNNIIIKGAKLHNLKNIDVVIPRNKLVVITGLSGSGKSSLAFDTLYAEGQRRYVESLSSYARQFLGKLDKPKVDYIKGIAPAIAIEQKVNSTNPRSTVGTTTEIYDYLKLLFARIGKTYSPISGNEVKKNTVTDVIKHVKNYDEGTKLLLLAPIRIDESKDTLKSLQLLSKQGYARIKYRGKVLRIDAVPEDISREFDLVVDRIIVKDDEDFYNRLANAVDTAFFEGKGQCIIEDLNTEVQMQFSNKFELDGMSFLEPNVHLFSFNNPYGACPKCEGYGDVIGIDEDLVVPNTALSIYENAVSPWRGESMSWYRDQLVNSAYKFDFPIHKPWFELSAEQKQLVWDGNKHFIGIHKFFTTLEEKSYKIQNRVMLSRYRGKTRCTVCKGRRLRKETDYVKVDGHNISDLVELPLKKLITFFEELTLNDNDKQIASRLLKEINTRLGFLYKVGLSYLTLNRKSNTLSGGESQRINLATSLGSSLVGSMYILDEPSIGLHPKDTENLIDVLKSLRDLGNTVIVVEHDEDIMKAADQVIDIGPEAGTNGGEVVAYGPLSEILKSNSLTASYLNGSKEIAVPKERRTSNQFIEIKGARENNLKNIDVTFPLGMLTVVTGVSGSGKSTLVKKLLYPIILKEVGGYGEKAGQFTSVNGNYKTIKHVEFVDQNPIGRSSRSNPVTYIKAYDDIRALFAAQKLSKIRSYQPKHFSFNVDGGRCEKCKGEGEITVEMQFMADVHLECDTCEGKRFKKEVLEVRFNGVNIDGVLSMTIDDAISFFEAHGENKIINKLKPLQDVGLGYVTLGQSSSTLSGGEAQRIKLASFLVKGTTKDKALFIFDEPTTGLHFHDIQKLLKSFNALISKGHSVVVIEHNIELIKCADHLIDLGPEGGEKGGNLLAVGTPEEIIKNNKSFTAKYLAEKL, from the coding sequence ATGACAGTAGAACTAGAGGTCAATCCGAAGAACAACATCATTATTAAGGGTGCAAAACTGCACAACCTAAAGAATATCGATGTAGTAATACCACGTAATAAATTAGTAGTGATCACGGGCTTATCGGGGTCTGGAAAATCAAGTTTGGCATTTGACACACTTTATGCAGAAGGTCAACGTCGCTATGTAGAGAGTCTTTCATCATATGCGAGGCAGTTCTTGGGCAAACTCGACAAACCTAAAGTAGATTATATTAAAGGTATAGCCCCTGCGATTGCAATCGAACAGAAAGTGAATTCTACAAACCCACGGTCTACTGTCGGAACCACCACTGAGATTTATGACTACCTCAAATTGCTTTTTGCGAGAATTGGTAAAACCTACTCCCCTATTTCAGGTAACGAAGTAAAAAAGAATACGGTGACCGATGTAATTAAACATGTTAAGAATTACGATGAGGGAACCAAACTTCTCTTACTCGCACCAATTAGAATTGATGAAAGTAAAGACACCTTAAAATCGCTGCAATTACTTTCGAAGCAAGGTTATGCGCGTATAAAGTATAGAGGAAAAGTTTTACGAATCGATGCCGTACCTGAAGATATTTCACGAGAATTTGATCTAGTAGTTGATCGTATAATCGTAAAAGACGATGAAGATTTCTATAATCGGTTAGCCAATGCTGTCGACACTGCATTCTTTGAAGGAAAGGGCCAATGTATTATCGAAGATTTGAATACAGAGGTACAAATGCAATTTAGCAACAAGTTCGAACTTGACGGAATGTCATTTTTAGAACCCAATGTTCACCTCTTCAGTTTCAACAACCCCTACGGTGCATGCCCAAAATGTGAAGGGTATGGCGATGTCATAGGTATCGACGAAGATTTGGTCGTACCGAATACCGCATTATCGATTTACGAAAATGCGGTTTCTCCGTGGCGTGGTGAGAGCATGAGCTGGTATCGAGACCAATTGGTGAATTCTGCCTACAAATTCGATTTTCCTATTCACAAACCCTGGTTCGAGCTTTCTGCGGAACAAAAACAATTGGTTTGGGACGGTAATAAGCACTTTATCGGAATACATAAGTTCTTCACTACCTTAGAGGAGAAAAGTTATAAAATTCAAAACCGCGTAATGCTCTCCCGTTATCGAGGTAAAACTCGATGTACCGTTTGTAAAGGGAGAAGGCTACGCAAAGAAACCGACTACGTTAAAGTTGACGGACATAATATTTCCGACTTGGTCGAACTCCCTTTAAAAAAGCTAATTACTTTTTTTGAAGAGCTCACTTTAAATGATAATGATAAGCAGATTGCATCACGATTATTGAAAGAAATAAATACCAGGCTTGGCTTTTTATATAAAGTGGGATTAAGTTATTTAACCCTTAATCGAAAATCAAATACATTATCAGGGGGTGAAAGCCAACGAATCAATCTAGCAACATCTTTGGGCAGTAGTCTTGTCGGAAGCATGTATATACTCGACGAACCCAGTATAGGGCTCCATCCTAAAGATACCGAAAACTTAATCGATGTCTTAAAATCTTTACGAGATCTTGGCAACACCGTAATTGTGGTTGAGCATGATGAAGATATAATGAAAGCAGCAGACCAAGTTATCGATATAGGCCCTGAGGCCGGCACTAATGGTGGTGAAGTGGTGGCTTATGGCCCGTTGAGCGAAATCTTGAAGTCAAACTCCCTGACTGCCAGCTACCTTAATGGTTCAAAAGAAATAGCAGTACCCAAAGAAAGAAGAACCTCTAATCAGTTTATAGAAATTAAAGGGGCACGTGAAAACAACCTTAAAAACATTGATGTTACATTTCCTCTGGGCATGTTGACTGTGGTCACTGGTGTTTCTGGAAGCGGTAAAAGTACTTTGGTAAAAAAGTTACTTTATCCTATAATCCTAAAGGAAGTTGGTGGTTACGGCGAAAAAGCGGGGCAATTCACCAGTGTCAACGGTAATTATAAAACTATCAAGCATGTTGAATTTGTTGATCAGAACCCTATTGGTCGATCATCACGATCCAACCCTGTAACATATATTAAGGCCTATGATGATATTCGAGCTTTGTTTGCAGCCCAAAAACTAAGTAAGATCAGATCCTACCAGCCTAAACATTTTTCTTTTAATGTAGATGGTGGTAGATGTGAGAAATGTAAAGGAGAAGGCGAGATAACGGTAGAAATGCAATTCATGGCCGATGTACACTTAGAGTGTGATACCTGTGAGGGCAAACGTTTTAAGAAAGAAGTCTTAGAAGTAAGGTTCAATGGTGTAAATATCGATGGTGTATTGAGTATGACCATAGATGATGCCATTTCTTTTTTTGAGGCTCATGGTGAAAATAAGATTATCAACAAGCTTAAACCTCTTCAAGATGTAGGTCTGGGTTATGTTACTTTGGGGCAGTCATCATCTACCCTATCTGGTGGGGAAGCACAGCGAATCAAACTTGCCTCGTTCTTGGTAAAGGGCACTACAAAGGATAAAGCTCTATTTATTTTCGACGAACCTACTACAGGCTTACATTTTCATGATATTCAAAAACTATTAAAATCATTCAATGCCCTTATCTCTAAAGGGCATTCTGTAGTCGTCATCGAACATAATATCGAATTGATAAAATGTGCAGACCATTTAATCGACCTCGGCCCAGAAGGTGGTGAGAAGGGGGGTAATTTATTGGCAGTTGGCACTCCCGAAGAGATTATAAAGAACAATAAATCTTTTACTGCAAAATATCTGGCAGAAAAGCTTTAA
- a CDS encoding RNA polymerase sigma-70 factor (ECF subfamily) gives MDVQLEDSLLIKRYIAGDEKALEALIDKHNQRLSSFIYSKVNSRDITEDIFQDTFIKVIKTLRRGAYNEEGKFLPWVMRIAHNLIIDHFRKSSRMPMFNGADSFDIFSLLGDDKLNAERQIIKDQIDCDLGMLVNELPADQRDVLIMRIYKDMSFKEISENTGVSINTALGRMRYALINLRKIIEQNDIVLTN, from the coding sequence ATGGATGTACAACTCGAAGACTCCCTTCTCATTAAAAGATATATTGCCGGTGATGAAAAAGCACTGGAAGCGCTCATTGATAAGCATAATCAAAGATTGAGCAGCTTTATATATTCAAAAGTAAATAGTCGCGATATTACCGAAGATATATTTCAAGATACCTTTATCAAAGTAATTAAGACCTTAAGAAGAGGAGCTTATAATGAAGAAGGTAAATTTTTGCCTTGGGTGATGCGTATTGCCCATAACCTTATCATAGACCATTTTAGAAAGAGCAGTAGAATGCCTATGTTCAACGGGGCCGATAGTTTTGACATTTTTTCCCTCTTGGGCGACGATAAGTTAAATGCCGAACGTCAAATTATCAAAGATCAGATTGATTGTGATTTGGGTATGCTAGTCAATGAATTGCCCGCCGATCAAAGAGATGTTTTGATAATGCGTATTTATAAAGATATGAGTTTTAAAGAAATATCTGAGAATACCGGAGTCAGTATAAATACAGCACTAGGTAGAATGCGTTACGCTCTTATAAACCTTCGAAAAATAATTGAGCAGAACGATATTGTTTTAACGAATTAA